Genomic DNA from Nocardioides aquaticus:
CCACGTCGTCCGGCTCGGGGGTGGGGTCGAGCTGCCACAGCGTCACGAGCAGGTCCATGGCCCCATCATCCCACGGAGGCCCTGGGGGCCCCGGCGCGGACGCCGGCGAACAGGTCGTCCTCGGGGACCGGCGCGTCGACGTGGCTGGTCACCAGCTCGTAGTCCTCGGTCGGCCAGGTCTTCTGCTGCACCTCGCGCGGGATGGCGAACCAGTGGCCGTCGGGGTCGATCTGGGTGGCGTGGGCCAGCAGCGCCTGGTCGCGGACGCCGAAGTACTCCCCGCACGGCACCTTGGTGGTGACCCGCGCGTCCCACTCCGGCTCCGGCACCCACTCCTTGAGGCGGTCGGCCCACGGCGACTCCAGGCCGTGCGCGAGCGTCGCGTCGTGCAACGACTGCATCCGCTCACGGTTGAAGGAGTGGTGGTAGTACAGCTTGGCGACCTGCCAGGCCTCGCCCGCGTCGGGGAACCGCGTCGGGTCGGCCGCGGCCTCGAAGGCGGCCACGCTGACCTCGTGGCAGCGGACGTGGTCGGGGTGGGGGTAGCCACCGCGCTCGTCGTAGGTCGTCATCACGTGGGGGCGGACCCGGCGCACGATCCGGACCAGCGCCTCGACGGCCTCCTCGAGCGGGACCAGGCCGAAGCAGCCCTCGGGCAGCGGGGGCTTGGGGTCGCCGTCGGGCCAGCCGGAGTCGACGAAGCCGAGCCACTCCTGGTGGATGCCCAGGATGTCGCGGGCCCGCTCCATCTCCTGGCGACGCACCTCGCTCATGTTCTCCAGCACGTCCGGGCGGTCCATCCGCGGGTTCAGGATCGAGCCGCGCTCGCCGCCGGTGCAGGTCACCACGTGCACCTCGGCGCCCTCCGCGACGTAGCGGGCCGTGGTGGCCGCACCCTTGCTCGACTCGTCGTCGGGGTGGGCGTGCACGTGCATGAGGCGCAGTCCCGCGCTGGGACCGCTGGTGGTGGCGCCGTCGTGGTGCGACGGGCCGGGGTGCTGCGACTCGGCATGCTGCGACATGGCTCTCATGGTAGGTCTCACCCCACCTGTCATCCTGGGGTGGTGAGCGAACAGGTCGACCTCGACGCCCGGTACGGCGCCCCCGCGCCCTGGCGCAGGCGTGCGCTGCTGGCCGGCGTGGGCGTGGTGGTGGCCGCGTTCGCCGCCTGGCTGGCCTGGGCCACGATCTACCACTCGGAGCCCGAGGTGCAGTCGCAGCTGGTCTCCTTCGACGTCCTCGACGCCCGGACGGTCGACGCCACCGTGGACGTCGAGGTCGAGGACGGCGTGACCGGACTGTGCCGGCTCCGCGCGTTCGCCGAGGACCACTCGGTGGTCGGCGAGATCGCCTTCGAGGTCGCCCCCGCCGAGGGGCAGCGCTACGAGCAGCAGCTGCGCACCGACCGGCTGGCCACGTCGGTGGAGTCCCTGGGCTGCACCACGACCTCCCAGCCGCGCCCCCGCTGAAGCCTCCCGGCGGCCGTCGGTGTTGTTAGGGTGGTCGGTCTGACCGCCCGCCGGGCCACCCCGGAACCCCGGGGAAGCGCCCGCCACCCGTCGCCGGCCGTCCCTCCCGCCCAGGCACACATCGCCTGGCGAGGGACGTCCCGTACCACCAGGAGTCCGCATGACCGAGCAGAGCCAGCCCGCCAGCACCGTGTGGCTGACCCAGAAGACGCACGACCG
This window encodes:
- a CDS encoding DUF4307 domain-containing protein, with protein sequence MSEQVDLDARYGAPAPWRRRALLAGVGVVVAAFAAWLAWATIYHSEPEVQSQLVSFDVLDARTVDATVDVEVEDGVTGLCRLRAFAEDHSVVGEIAFEVAPAEGQRYEQQLRTDRLATSVESLGCTTTSQPRPR
- the mca gene encoding mycothiol conjugate amidase Mca, producing MHVHAHPDDESSKGAATTARYVAEGAEVHVVTCTGGERGSILNPRMDRPDVLENMSEVRRQEMERARDILGIHQEWLGFVDSGWPDGDPKPPLPEGCFGLVPLEEAVEALVRIVRRVRPHVMTTYDERGGYPHPDHVRCHEVSVAAFEAAADPTRFPDAGEAWQVAKLYYHHSFNRERMQSLHDATLAHGLESPWADRLKEWVPEPEWDARVTTKVPCGEYFGVRDQALLAHATQIDPDGHWFAIPREVQQKTWPTEDYELVTSHVDAPVPEDDLFAGVRAGAPRASVG